In Candidatus Tectomicrobia bacterium, one DNA window encodes the following:
- a CDS encoding NADH-quinone oxidoreductase subunit A encodes MPREYVPILALLVLAGGFGLVTLAITFLFGKRRPTAKKAAAYECGIVPQTSARGRFSVKFFLVAILFIVFDVETVFLYPWAVAFRDLGLYGFAVMLPFMGLLVASLVYEWKRGALEWD; translated from the coding sequence TTGCCCCGCGAATACGTGCCCATCCTCGCCCTTCTCGTCCTGGCGGGGGGCTTCGGCCTGGTGACCCTGGCCATAACCTTCCTCTTCGGGAAGCGGCGCCCGACGGCGAAAAAAGCGGCGGCCTACGAGTGCGGGATCGTCCCCCAGACGAGCGCGCGGGGGCGCTTTTCCGTCAAGTTCTTCCTGGTGGCCATTCTCTTCATCGTCTTCGATGTGGAGACGGTCTTCCTCTATCCGTGGGCGGTCGCGTTCCGGGACCTCGGGCTCTACGGGTTCGCCGTCATGCTGCCTTTCATGGGCCTCCTGGTGGCCAGCCTCGTCTACGAATGGAAACGGGGAGCCCTGGAATGGGATTAG
- a CDS encoding ABC transporter permease: MREYIIRRVLLFIPSLVGASLVIFVLMRLVPGDIAEILVYSAGSEQASVAKAQVAKIRAELGLDKPIAVQYVLWLKGALQGNFGHSYLEDRPVAEMLAEWFPRTMELALLTLLLAALWAVPLGVVSAVKQDRWPDYLCRSLSISGLSVPIFFSGVLILFVLVRYFQWLPPLEYASLWEDPARNLQKIIWPALAQAFYISAPITRLTRSQLLEVIREDYVRTARSKGLLEQLVIYRHALKNALLPVVTFTGWWVGRLLGGIVVMEIIFQIPGMGMGLITSVNNRDYPAVQAIVFVMAGIFLLLNLLVDLVYAWLDPRIKYA; encoded by the coding sequence ATGCGCGAGTACATCATCCGGCGGGTCCTGCTCTTCATTCCCTCCCTCGTGGGGGCGAGCCTCGTCATCTTCGTCCTGATGCGGCTCGTCCCGGGCGACATCGCCGAGATCCTGGTCTATTCCGCGGGCTCCGAGCAGGCCTCCGTGGCCAAGGCCCAGGTGGCCAAGATCCGCGCCGAACTCGGCCTCGACAAGCCCATCGCCGTCCAATACGTCCTCTGGCTCAAGGGCGCCCTGCAGGGAAACTTCGGCCATTCCTATCTCGAGGACCGGCCGGTGGCCGAAATGCTCGCCGAGTGGTTCCCGCGCACGATGGAGCTGGCCCTCCTGACCCTTCTCCTGGCCGCGCTCTGGGCCGTGCCCCTGGGGGTGGTCTCGGCGGTCAAGCAGGACCGCTGGCCCGACTATCTCTGCCGCTCGCTCAGCATCAGCGGGCTGAGCGTGCCGATCTTCTTCTCCGGCGTCCTCATCCTCTTCGTCCTGGTGCGCTACTTCCAGTGGCTTCCCCCCCTGGAGTACGCGAGCCTGTGGGAGGACCCCGCCCGGAACCTCCAGAAGATCATCTGGCCCGCCCTCGCCCAGGCCTTCTACATCAGCGCCCCCATCACCCGCCTGACGCGGAGCCAGCTCCTCGAGGTCATCCGCGAGGACTACGTGCGCACGGCCCGCTCCAAGGGCCTGCTCGAGCAGCTCGTCATCTACCGCCATGCGCTCAAGAACGCCCTCCTGCCCGTCGTCACCTTCACGGGCTGGTGGGTCGGGCGCCTCCTGGGGGGCATCGTGGTGATGGAGATCATCTTCCAGATCCCGGGCATGGGCATGGGGCTCATCACCTCGGTCAACAACCGCGACTACCCGGCGGTGCAGGCGATCGTGTTCGTCATGGCGGGCATCTTCCTCCTGCTCAACCTGCTGGTCGACCTCGTCTACGCCTGGCTCGATCCGCGCATCAAGTACGCCTGA
- a CDS encoding EamA family transporter — protein MDWVTLSLVSALAQTSRNAAMKSLGHKLDEYINVLGRFVFLLPFAAVAVAATGVPEIRPSFWAACALFAFAQTAATLTLSKALLYGKIGVVTSIWKLSIIWLVLLSYFTLGEAPSAWGLAGVLVAFAGVYFLNASRARVSPWEPVRLVLSDKGLRYGLISSFLYAPSVICFKWAAVSSSAAFGTLGTYAAASLLMLPIALRQSARHFRQVPAHWKGFAGMGFFAFVNSYALAEAYRLTLTSYVESVKQTEILFAIAMGYLFFRERERLGEALLGGGIVLAGLVLVILGG, from the coding sequence TTGGATTGGGTGACGCTCTCCCTCGTCTCGGCCCTGGCCCAGACCTCGCGCAACGCGGCGATGAAGTCGCTGGGCCACAAGCTGGACGAATACATCAACGTCCTGGGCCGCTTCGTCTTCCTACTCCCCTTCGCCGCCGTGGCGGTCGCGGCGACGGGGGTGCCCGAGATCCGGCCCTCCTTCTGGGCGGCATGCGCCCTCTTCGCCTTCGCCCAGACGGCCGCCACCCTCACCCTCTCCAAAGCCCTGCTCTATGGGAAGATCGGGGTCGTCACCTCGATCTGGAAGCTCTCGATCATCTGGCTCGTGCTGCTCTCCTACTTCACCCTGGGGGAGGCCCCCTCGGCCTGGGGGCTGGCGGGCGTCCTGGTGGCCTTCGCGGGGGTGTACTTCCTGAACGCCTCGCGCGCGCGCGTCTCGCCGTGGGAGCCGGTGCGGCTCGTCCTCTCGGACAAGGGGCTGCGCTACGGCCTCATCTCTTCTTTCCTGTACGCCCCTTCGGTCATCTGCTTCAAATGGGCGGCCGTCTCCTCGAGCGCCGCCTTCGGCACCCTGGGGACCTACGCGGCGGCCTCCCTGCTCATGCTCCCGATCGCCCTGCGGCAGTCCGCCCGGCACTTCCGCCAGGTCCCAGCCCACTGGAAGGGCTTCGCGGGGATGGGTTTCTTCGCCTTCGTGAACAGCTACGCCCTAGCGGAGGCCTACCGGCTGACCCTGACCTCCTATGTGGAGTCGGTGAAGCAGACCGAGATCCTCTTCGCCATCGCCATGGGGTACCTCTTCTTCCGGGAGCGGGAGCGGCTGGGGGAGGCCCTCCTGGGCGGGGGCATCGTGCTGGCGGGGCTCGTGCTGGTCATCCTGGGGGGGTAG
- a CDS encoding NADH-quinone oxidoreductase subunit B translates to MGLEEKLEGQVVLGKAADVIKWARKNSIWPALFGLACCAIEMMSTSAAKYDISRFGAEVFRASPRQADLMIVAGRVSRKMAPVLRQIYDQMPEPKWVISMGACASTGGVFNNYALVQGVDEVVPVDIYVPGCPPRPETLIDGILKLQKKIEAEGLYRDRAPASQA, encoded by the coding sequence ATGGGATTAGAGGAGAAACTCGAGGGGCAGGTGGTCCTGGGCAAGGCCGCCGACGTGATCAAGTGGGCCCGGAAGAACAGCATCTGGCCCGCCCTCTTTGGGCTGGCCTGCTGCGCCATCGAGATGATGTCCACCTCGGCCGCCAAGTACGACATCTCCCGCTTCGGGGCCGAGGTCTTCCGCGCCTCGCCGCGCCAGGCGGACCTGATGATCGTGGCCGGGCGGGTGTCGCGGAAGATGGCCCCGGTCCTTCGCCAGATCTACGACCAGATGCCGGAGCCCAAGTGGGTCATCTCGATGGGCGCCTGCGCTTCGACCGGGGGCGTCTTCAACAACTACGCCCTGGTGCAGGGGGTGGACGAGGTGGTCCCGGTGGACATCTACGTGCCGGGCTGCCCCCCCCGGCCCGAGACGCTGATCGACGGGATCCTGAAGCTCCAGAAGAAGATCGAGGCCGAGGGCCTGTACCGGGATCGCGCGCCCGCCTCCCAGGCCTGA
- a CDS encoding ABC transporter permease, with protein MKTGIAPREAQRGGREAPREELRSGREELWNVLRNFPRRQPLGAIGGILVALLVFVGLFAPWLAPHNPKAAGFDPYLPPGGGFPFGTDHLGRDVLSRVIWGARLSLYVGLTSVGIGVTLGSLWGVVTAFFGGLWDTVSQRVVDILMAFPPIILALGLMAVLGQSVENVILTLTVLLTPTAARTIRSTVLGIKEMMYIEAARAAGLPSRRLIARHIIPNAMATYLVLFSVNIAYAIVVEAALSFLGLGAPPDEPSWGGMLTGAAGHLERAPWIALFPGAALSLSAFGLNLLGDAVRDLLDPRLRGTGSG; from the coding sequence ATGAAAACCGGCATCGCGCCCAGGGAGGCCCAGCGGGGAGGGCGGGAGGCGCCCCGGGAGGAGCTCCGCTCCGGCCGCGAGGAGCTGTGGAACGTCCTGCGCAACTTCCCCCGCCGCCAGCCGCTGGGAGCCATCGGCGGGATCCTCGTCGCCCTGCTGGTGTTCGTCGGCCTGTTCGCCCCGTGGCTCGCCCCCCACAACCCGAAGGCGGCGGGGTTCGACCCCTACCTTCCGCCCGGCGGCGGCTTCCCCTTCGGGACGGACCACCTGGGCCGCGACGTGCTGAGCCGGGTGATCTGGGGCGCGCGGCTCTCGCTCTACGTGGGGCTCACCTCGGTGGGGATCGGCGTCACCCTGGGCTCCCTCTGGGGAGTCGTGACGGCCTTCTTCGGCGGGCTGTGGGACACGGTGAGCCAGCGCGTGGTGGACATCCTGATGGCCTTCCCCCCCATCATCCTGGCCCTGGGGCTGATGGCCGTGCTCGGCCAGTCGGTGGAGAACGTCATCCTGACCCTCACGGTACTCCTCACCCCCACGGCGGCGCGCACCATCCGCTCCACCGTCCTCGGGATCAAGGAGATGATGTACATCGAGGCCGCCCGCGCGGCGGGCCTCCCGAGCCGGCGGCTCATCGCCCGCCACATCATCCCCAACGCGATGGCCACCTACCTCGTCCTCTTCAGCGTGAACATCGCCTACGCCATCGTGGTGGAGGCGGCCCTGAGCTTCCTCGGCCTGGGCGCCCCCCCCGACGAGCCCTCCTGGGGCGGGATGCTCACCGGCGCGGCCGGGCACCTCGAGCGCGCCCCCTGGATCGCCCTCTTCCCGGGCGCGGCGCTCAGCCTCTCGGCCTTCGGGCTGAACCTCCTGGGCGACGCCGTCCGCGACCTCCTCGACCCCCGGCTCCGGGGCACCGGATCGGGCTAG
- a CDS encoding tetratricopeptide repeat protein, with protein MAPRGIRAFLLAAALALPGSAPGAGAAPADDLLPRLRSRAAGERIEAVQKLGETGRMRHSAPLAALLKDEDAGVRDAAHDALWAIWMRSGDPEVDALMRRGVVWMEQGLPEKAVETFSEMIELKPNFAEGWNKRATALYMAKRYRESVADCEKTLALNPHHFGALFGLGLNYVGLRDWEGAISAFRKTLVVLPHSEAAARYIEAIERALAESRKKL; from the coding sequence ATGGCGCCGCGGGGAATCCGGGCTTTTCTGCTGGCGGCCGCGCTGGCCCTGCCGGGCTCCGCCCCGGGGGCGGGGGCCGCCCCAGCGGATGACCTCCTCCCCCGCCTCAGGAGCCGGGCGGCCGGGGAGCGCATCGAGGCCGTCCAGAAGCTGGGGGAGACGGGGAGGATGCGCCATTCGGCCCCGCTGGCCGCCCTCCTCAAGGACGAGGACGCCGGGGTCCGCGACGCCGCCCACGACGCGCTCTGGGCCATCTGGATGCGCTCGGGCGACCCCGAGGTGGACGCCCTGATGCGGCGCGGGGTGGTGTGGATGGAGCAGGGCCTCCCGGAGAAGGCGGTCGAGACCTTTTCGGAAATGATTGAACTCAAGCCCAACTTCGCCGAGGGGTGGAACAAGCGGGCGACCGCCCTCTACATGGCCAAGCGCTACCGGGAGTCCGTGGCGGATTGCGAGAAGACCCTGGCCTTGAACCCCCACCACTTCGGCGCCCTCTTCGGCCTGGGCCTCAACTACGTCGGCCTCAGGGACTGGGAGGGGGCCATCTCGGCCTTCCGGAAGACCCTGGTGGTGCTCCCGCACTCCGAGGCCGCCGCCCGCTACATCGAGGCCATCGAGCGGGCGCTCGCGGAGTCCCGGAAGAAGCTCTGA